A section of the Ornithinimicrobium sufpigmenti genome encodes:
- a CDS encoding PH domain-containing protein, whose protein sequence is MSTPGPPDLPPPDGRPVIPAGPSGMPHDHTSTSAAPPAGSTVLDRLEAQGWHRLSTRMLVVHPVRTLMSMAVPLLLIAFGASRNEDSRFLYFALGGGVLALLIGVLTWMFTRYRFTPEQLQLRTGLFSRRVLTAPLDRVRSVDIESTPVHRLLGLAKVRVGTGVDSRQIELDGLTQEQAAVLRVELLRRSQAVEAPAGAAGELEAEGEGSEDVETVPRPAGEQLLAQIDWSWLRFAPFSLGSLVVVAGVAGVLSQFGDDLPVDEVGLVQEAWAWVVAQALLILVAGTILVVTVGWVVLSTASYVLNWWNLRLVREANGNLRLSRGLLTTRSQTLERAKVRGVSMGEPFLLRFVRGAELSALATGVGLGGTVKVLPPAPRAVVQSVGHELLEEPGPLTMELTGHGPRARRRIHVSQQWGSIFTAALVAVPTFLLDFWWFATWPWWTPLAVLGGLALLNVLIAESAWRNLGHGLTRNHLVVQTGAVVRTRAALERAGIIGWVVHQSFFQRRLGLADLTATTAAGGERLVAPNIPLELAADLADRATPGMLDGLLAYSRHG, encoded by the coding sequence GTGAGCACGCCGGGCCCCCCTGACCTTCCACCCCCCGACGGGCGCCCGGTCATCCCGGCGGGCCCGTCCGGTATGCCGCACGACCACACCTCCACCAGCGCCGCGCCGCCTGCCGGGAGCACGGTCCTGGACCGGCTGGAGGCGCAGGGATGGCACCGGCTGAGCACCCGCATGCTCGTCGTCCATCCCGTCCGCACGCTGATGTCCATGGCGGTCCCGCTGCTGCTCATCGCCTTCGGGGCCAGCAGGAACGAGGACAGCCGGTTCCTCTACTTCGCGCTCGGCGGTGGTGTCCTCGCGCTGCTCATCGGTGTGCTGACCTGGATGTTCACCCGCTACCGGTTCACGCCGGAGCAGCTGCAGCTGCGCACCGGGCTGTTCAGCCGCCGGGTGCTCACCGCACCGTTGGACCGGGTCCGCAGCGTCGACATCGAGTCGACGCCGGTCCACCGGCTGCTCGGCCTGGCCAAGGTCCGGGTCGGCACCGGCGTGGACTCCCGGCAGATCGAGCTGGACGGGCTGACGCAGGAGCAGGCCGCCGTGCTGCGCGTGGAGCTGCTGCGCCGCTCGCAGGCGGTGGAGGCCCCGGCTGGCGCGGCAGGGGAGCTGGAAGCGGAGGGCGAGGGGTCCGAGGACGTCGAGACCGTCCCGCGCCCGGCCGGCGAGCAGCTGCTCGCGCAGATCGACTGGAGCTGGTTGCGGTTCGCCCCGTTCTCCCTGGGCAGCCTGGTCGTGGTCGCCGGTGTGGCCGGTGTGCTCTCCCAGTTCGGCGACGACCTGCCCGTCGACGAGGTGGGCCTGGTCCAGGAGGCGTGGGCCTGGGTGGTCGCGCAGGCGCTGCTCATCCTGGTGGCCGGGACCATCCTCGTCGTCACGGTGGGCTGGGTCGTGCTGTCCACCGCCTCCTACGTGCTGAACTGGTGGAACCTGCGGCTGGTGCGGGAGGCCAACGGCAACCTCCGGCTCTCCCGCGGGTTGCTGACCACCCGCTCGCAGACGCTGGAGCGGGCCAAGGTCCGCGGGGTGAGCATGGGGGAACCCTTCCTGCTGCGCTTCGTCCGAGGGGCCGAGCTCAGCGCGCTCGCGACGGGCGTGGGCCTGGGCGGCACGGTCAAGGTGCTCCCCCCGGCGCCCCGGGCCGTGGTGCAGTCGGTGGGTCACGAGCTGCTCGAGGAGCCCGGCCCGCTGACCATGGAGCTGACCGGCCACGGGCCCCGTGCACGCCGACGGATCCACGTGAGCCAGCAGTGGGGCAGCATCTTCACCGCTGCCTTGGTGGCCGTGCCGACCTTCCTCCTCGACTTCTGGTGGTTCGCCACCTGGCCGTGGTGGACGCCGTTGGCGGTGCTCGGCGGGCTGGCCCTGCTCAACGTCCTCATCGCCGAGAGCGCCTGGCGCAACCTGGGTCACGGCCTGACGAGGAACCACCTGGTGGTCCAGACGGGGGCCGTCGTGCGCACCCGGGCGGCGCTGGAACGCGCCGGCATCATCGGCTGGGTCGTGCACCAGAGCTTCTTCCAGCGCCGGCTCGGGCTGGCCGACCTCACCGCCACCACCGCCGCGGGCGGCGAGCGCCTGGTCGCGCCGAACATCCCGCTGGAGCTGGCCGCGGACCTGGCCGACCGGGCTACCCCGGGAATGCTGGACGGTCTGCTGGCGTACTCCAGGCATGGGTGA
- a CDS encoding dolichyl-phosphate-mannose--protein mannosyltransferase: MESLRARLLGPTPQALARQRRIAMVGILLVTVVGGGLRLWRLDYPTRLVFDETYYVKQAWSLVLHGTEMDVREDIEEPDELFTQGTPDVFGDHADYVVHPPMGKWMISLGQLLLGPEDPAGWRLASAVVGTLSIAVLGLCAWLIWKNAVLAISASLLLAVDGHHFAQSRIGLLDIFLSWWALLAFLFLLLDREHGRRRLARRSEGGPPGRSGGRPPWGMRWWRLAAGVALGLAVGTKWSGLFFVAVFGLMTVWWDIGARRAAGERRWFSTAVVRDGIPAFLLVVPTALVTYLATWTGWLLGEQGWKRTWAQDNPATGLGGLVPDPLRSLWAYHQEQMGFHVGLANEHAWSSNPWSWIVQWRPTLFYAEWPERGEKGCEAADCVEYIASLGTIPLWWAATLGLLVVAFQWLLGRDWRAGAALSGVVAGWLPWFLYQTRTIYSFYAVAFVPWLVLVVVSCLGLVLGRESDPLRRRRWGAVLVVVYLTLNVVWFAWYWPVHTAVLLPRDQWSIRMFFDFWN, encoded by the coding sequence ATGGAGTCTCTGCGGGCGCGCCTGCTCGGCCCGACGCCCCAGGCTCTGGCCCGTCAGCGTCGCATCGCGATGGTCGGGATCCTGCTGGTCACCGTGGTCGGTGGCGGGCTGCGGCTGTGGCGCCTCGACTACCCCACCCGGCTGGTCTTCGACGAGACCTACTACGTCAAGCAGGCCTGGAGCCTCGTCCTGCACGGCACCGAGATGGACGTCCGGGAGGACATCGAGGAGCCGGACGAGCTGTTCACCCAGGGCACCCCCGACGTCTTCGGTGATCACGCCGACTACGTCGTGCACCCACCCATGGGCAAGTGGATGATCTCCCTCGGGCAGCTGCTGCTGGGCCCCGAGGACCCGGCCGGGTGGCGGCTCGCCTCCGCCGTGGTCGGCACCCTGTCGATCGCCGTGCTGGGCCTGTGCGCGTGGCTGATCTGGAAGAACGCCGTGCTCGCGATCAGCGCCTCCCTCCTGCTCGCGGTCGACGGGCACCACTTCGCCCAGTCCCGCATCGGCCTGCTCGACATCTTCTTGTCGTGGTGGGCGCTGCTGGCCTTCCTCTTCCTCCTGCTGGACCGGGAGCACGGACGCCGACGGCTGGCGCGGAGGTCCGAAGGGGGGCCACCAGGGAGGTCAGGAGGCAGACCACCGTGGGGTATGCGGTGGTGGCGGCTGGCCGCGGGGGTGGCCCTGGGGCTGGCGGTCGGCACCAAGTGGTCCGGCCTGTTCTTCGTCGCCGTCTTCGGCCTGATGACGGTGTGGTGGGACATCGGCGCCCGTCGGGCCGCCGGGGAGCGGAGGTGGTTCTCCACCGCGGTGGTGCGCGACGGCATACCGGCCTTCCTGCTCGTGGTGCCGACCGCCCTGGTCACCTACCTGGCCACCTGGACCGGCTGGCTCCTCGGCGAGCAGGGCTGGAAGCGGACCTGGGCGCAGGACAACCCCGCCACCGGTCTGGGCGGGCTGGTGCCCGACCCCCTGCGCTCGCTGTGGGCCTACCACCAGGAGCAGATGGGCTTCCACGTCGGGCTGGCGAACGAGCACGCCTGGAGCTCCAACCCGTGGAGCTGGATCGTGCAGTGGCGGCCCACCCTCTTCTACGCAGAGTGGCCCGAGCGCGGTGAGAAGGGGTGCGAGGCCGCGGACTGCGTGGAGTACATCGCCTCCCTCGGCACGATCCCCCTGTGGTGGGCCGCCACGCTGGGGCTGCTCGTCGTGGCCTTCCAGTGGCTGCTCGGTCGGGACTGGCGCGCGGGCGCGGCGTTGTCCGGCGTCGTCGCCGGCTGGCTGCCGTGGTTCCTCTACCAGACCCGGACGATCTACAGCTTCTACGCGGTCGCCTTCGTGCCGTGGCTGGTGCTGGTCGTGGTCAGCTGCCTGGGCCTGGTGCTGGGCCGGGAGAGTGACCCGCTGCGCCGTCGACGGTGGGGGGCGGTGCTCGTCGTGGTGTACCTGACGCTCAACGTCGTCTGGTTCGCCTGGTACTGGCCGGTCCACACGGCGGTGCTGCTGCCGCGGGACCAGTGGAGCATCCGGATGTTCTTCGACTTCTGGAACTAG
- a CDS encoding tetratricopeptide repeat protein: MGDFDWVRLSEDEHLDDHARYDRATFAFETKDYARAAGLLEPLAQTEPGNAAVALLLARSYYHAARLGPAEKVARDMIERWPSDAYAHLLLARTLQRAGRAEEGAPHLKIAEAMGLDT; this comes from the coding sequence ATGGGTGACTTCGACTGGGTCCGGCTCTCCGAGGACGAGCACCTCGACGACCACGCCCGCTACGACCGGGCCACCTTCGCCTTCGAGACCAAGGACTACGCGCGGGCGGCCGGTCTCCTGGAGCCGCTGGCGCAGACCGAGCCCGGCAACGCCGCGGTGGCCCTCCTGCTGGCCCGCAGTTACTACCACGCGGCCCGGCTCGGCCCGGCCGAGAAGGTGGCCCGGGACATGATCGAGCGGTGGCCGAGCGACGCCTACGCCCACCTGCTCCTGGCCCGGACCCTGCAGCGGGCGGGCCGCGCCGAGGAGGGCGCCCCGCACCTGAAGATCGCCGAGGCGATGGGCCTGGACACCTGA
- a CDS encoding fumarate reductase/succinate dehydrogenase flavoprotein subunit, which yields MTDTLIAGLYREGEPIADTKAPGGDISTKWSTRQFEAALVNPANRRKLSVIIVGTGLAGAAAAATMGEAGYRVKSFCYQDSPRRAHSIAAQGGINAAKNYKGDGDSTHRLFYDTVKGGDYRSRETNVYRLAEVSAAIIDQCVAQGVPFAREYGGLLDNRSFGGVQVSRTFYARGQTGQQLLIGAYQALERQIGAGSVEMFARHEMMELIVVDDGSGPRARGIVARDLVTGEIETHLADAVVLASGGYGNVFFLSTNAMGSNTTAIWRAHRKGAYFGNPCYTQIHPTCIPQSGEHQSKLTLMSESLRNDGRIWVPKKAEDCEKDPRDIPEEDRDYYLERIYPGFGNLVPRDIASRQAKNMCDEGRGVGPEVDGYRRGVYLDFAEAIERLGEDAVRSKYGNLFDMYERITGENPYQVPMRIYPAVHYTMGGLWVDYDLQSTIPGLFVTGEANFSDHGANRLGASALMQGLADGYFVLPNTIRDYLAKGPFGPLDESNPQVREAQDSVRDRIHRIMNMNGTRSVDSYHKALGKIMWEKCGMERTEEGLREAVEQIRALRADFWTNVRVLGTAEGLNQSLEKAGRVADFLELGELMCIDALHRRESCGGHFRAESQTEDGEALRHDDEFAYVAAWEWGGEGQPPVLHKEDLVYQFIELKQRSYK from the coding sequence ATGACTGACACGCTGATCGCCGGTCTCTACCGGGAGGGCGAGCCGATCGCCGACACCAAGGCACCCGGCGGTGACATCTCCACCAAGTGGAGCACCCGCCAGTTCGAGGCGGCGCTGGTCAACCCGGCCAACCGCCGCAAGCTCTCCGTGATCATCGTCGGCACCGGGCTGGCGGGCGCCGCGGCCGCGGCGACCATGGGTGAGGCGGGCTACCGGGTCAAGTCCTTCTGCTACCAGGACAGCCCCCGACGGGCCCACTCGATCGCCGCCCAGGGCGGGATCAACGCGGCCAAGAACTACAAGGGCGACGGTGACTCGACCCACCGCCTCTTCTACGACACCGTCAAGGGCGGTGACTACCGCTCCCGCGAGACCAACGTCTACCGGCTGGCCGAGGTCAGCGCAGCCATCATCGACCAGTGCGTGGCCCAGGGCGTGCCGTTCGCCCGGGAGTACGGCGGCCTGCTCGACAACCGCTCGTTCGGTGGGGTGCAGGTCTCCCGGACCTTCTACGCCCGTGGCCAGACCGGTCAGCAGCTGCTCATCGGCGCCTACCAGGCGCTGGAGCGGCAGATCGGTGCGGGCTCGGTCGAGATGTTCGCCCGGCACGAGATGATGGAGCTCATCGTCGTCGACGACGGGTCCGGCCCGCGGGCGCGCGGCATCGTCGCCCGCGACCTGGTCACCGGTGAGATCGAGACCCACCTGGCCGACGCGGTCGTGCTGGCCTCCGGCGGCTACGGCAACGTCTTCTTCCTGTCCACCAACGCGATGGGGTCCAACACCACGGCGATCTGGCGGGCCCACCGCAAGGGCGCCTACTTCGGCAACCCGTGCTACACCCAGATCCACCCCACCTGCATCCCGCAGTCCGGTGAGCACCAGTCCAAGCTGACCCTGATGAGCGAGTCGCTGCGCAACGACGGCCGCATCTGGGTGCCGAAGAAGGCCGAGGACTGCGAGAAGGACCCGCGCGACATCCCGGAGGAGGACCGCGACTACTACCTGGAGCGGATCTACCCCGGCTTCGGCAACCTGGTCCCGCGCGACATCGCCTCCCGCCAGGCCAAGAACATGTGCGACGAGGGTCGCGGTGTCGGCCCCGAGGTCGACGGCTACCGGCGGGGTGTCTACCTGGACTTCGCCGAGGCCATCGAGCGGCTGGGCGAGGACGCGGTGCGGTCCAAGTACGGCAACCTCTTCGACATGTACGAGCGGATCACCGGGGAGAACCCCTACCAGGTGCCGATGCGGATCTACCCGGCCGTGCACTACACGATGGGCGGGCTGTGGGTCGACTACGACCTGCAGTCGACGATCCCGGGCCTGTTCGTGACCGGCGAGGCCAACTTCTCCGACCACGGTGCGAACCGCCTGGGGGCCTCCGCCCTCATGCAGGGCCTGGCCGACGGCTACTTCGTCCTGCCCAACACCATCCGCGACTACCTGGCCAAGGGCCCGTTCGGGCCGCTGGACGAGAGCAACCCGCAGGTGCGGGAGGCGCAGGACTCGGTGCGGGACCGCATACACCGGATCATGAACATGAACGGGACCCGGTCGGTGGACAGCTACCACAAGGCCCTGGGCAAGATCATGTGGGAGAAGTGCGGTATGGAGCGCACCGAGGAGGGCCTGCGCGAGGCGGTGGAGCAGATCCGCGCCCTGCGTGCCGACTTCTGGACCAATGTGCGCGTCCTGGGCACGGCCGAGGGCCTCAACCAGTCGCTGGAGAAGGCCGGCCGGGTGGCCGACTTCCTGGAGCTGGGTGAGCTCATGTGCATCGACGCGCTGCACCGGCGCGAGTCCTGCGGTGGCCACTTCCGCGCCGAGTCCCAGACCGAGGACGGCGAGGCGCTGCGCCACGACGACGAGTTCGCCTACGTGGCGGCCTGGGAGTGGGGCGGTGAGGGTCAGCCTCCGGTCCTGCACAAGGAGGACCTCGTCTACCAATTCATCGAGCTCAAGCAGAGGAGCTACAAGTGA
- a CDS encoding succinate dehydrogenase/fumarate reductase iron-sulfur subunit: MRISLKIWRQDGPATKGRMVDYKLDEVSEDSSFLEMLDLLNEHLLEQGEEPVAFDSDCREGICGQCGVVINGEAHGPERTTTCQLHMRSFRDGDEIVIEPWRADAFPVIKDLCVDRGALDRIIAAGGYISANTGSAPDAHATPVPKENADRAFMAAECIGCGACVAACPNASGMLFMGAKVTHLGELPQGQPERDARVVRMTEQHDHEGFGGCTNLGECTRACPKGIPLNVISQMNRDLLRTGFTA, translated from the coding sequence GTGAGGATCTCCCTGAAGATCTGGCGTCAGGACGGCCCGGCCACCAAGGGCCGGATGGTCGACTACAAGCTCGACGAGGTCAGCGAGGACAGCTCCTTCCTGGAGATGCTGGACCTGCTCAACGAGCACCTCCTCGAGCAGGGCGAGGAGCCGGTCGCCTTCGACTCCGACTGCCGCGAGGGGATCTGCGGCCAGTGCGGCGTGGTGATCAACGGCGAGGCGCACGGCCCTGAGCGGACCACGACCTGCCAGCTGCACATGCGCTCCTTCCGCGACGGTGACGAGATCGTCATCGAGCCCTGGCGGGCCGACGCCTTCCCGGTCATCAAGGACCTGTGCGTGGACCGCGGCGCCCTGGACCGCATCATCGCGGCCGGTGGCTACATCTCCGCCAACACCGGCTCGGCCCCGGACGCGCACGCGACCCCGGTGCCGAAGGAGAACGCCGACCGGGCGTTCATGGCTGCCGAGTGCATCGGTTGCGGCGCCTGCGTCGCGGCCTGCCCGAACGCCTCCGGGATGCTCTTCATGGGCGCCAAGGTCACCCACCTCGGGGAGCTGCCGCAGGGGCAGCCCGAGCGGGACGCCCGCGTCGTGAGGATGACCGAGCAGCACGACCACGAGGGCTTCGGTGGGTGCACCAACCTCGGCGAGTGCACCCGGGCCTGCCCCAAGGGGATCCCGCTCAACGTCATCTCGCAGATGAACCGCGACCTGCTCCGCACCGGCTTCACCGCCTGA
- a CDS encoding succinate dehydrogenase cytochrome b subunit produces the protein MATSTVPARETRRGPNNILLKTVMAASGLFFVGYLLLHMYGNLQILFGREAFDDYAHHLRVFGEGMVPENGVLWIARILLLVSLVAHVWAGMALWRRAGAARSTRYAGKRKATYGSVYAKAMRWGGLAILLFVIFHILHFTTQTITLAGEHASPAERVISSFQLWWGVLIYVVAMIAVGMHLTHGIYAACMTLGLNTSVKRGELIRRISTVVTLIIVVGFLIPPFAILFGFVD, from the coding sequence GTGGCCACCTCAACCGTTCCCGCGCGCGAGACCCGCCGGGGTCCGAACAACATCCTGCTGAAGACCGTCATGGCCGCCTCCGGCCTGTTCTTCGTCGGCTATCTGTTGCTGCACATGTACGGCAACCTCCAGATCCTGTTCGGGCGCGAGGCGTTCGACGACTACGCGCACCACCTGCGCGTCTTCGGCGAGGGCATGGTCCCGGAGAACGGCGTGCTGTGGATCGCCCGGATCCTGCTGCTGGTCTCGCTCGTGGCGCACGTCTGGGCCGGGATGGCGCTGTGGCGCCGGGCCGGGGCCGCGCGCTCGACCCGCTACGCCGGCAAGCGGAAGGCCACCTACGGCTCGGTCTACGCCAAGGCCATGCGCTGGGGCGGGCTGGCCATCCTCCTCTTCGTGATCTTCCACATCCTGCACTTCACGACGCAGACGATCACCCTGGCCGGCGAGCACGCGAGCCCGGCCGAGCGGGTCATCAGCAGCTTCCAGCTGTGGTGGGGCGTGCTGATCTACGTGGTCGCCATGATCGCGGTCGGCATGCACCTGACCCACGGCATCTACGCGGCCTGCATGACGCTGGGGCTGAACACCTCGGTGAAGCGCGGCGAGCTGATCCGCCGCATCTCCACCGTGGTGACCTTGATCATCGTGGTGGGCTTCCTGATCCCACCCTTTGCCATCCTGTTCGGGTTTGTCGACTGA